The proteins below come from a single Piscinibacter gummiphilus genomic window:
- a CDS encoding PAS domain S-box protein, producing MDAAAADAPFDAATLFAQELPDACMVLSPDGRVEHWSRGAQASFGYDSSEAIGRSVHELVVPPDRVAEQRKALADTIDSRSVTFESVRRRKDGSMLCVDVTTKLLANTGRPLILMSEKDVTDIKVQRDAKLMEARFRDLLESTPDGIVMANPTGHIVIANGQAESLFGYEPGELRGKPVDILLPERYRRSHVVHRSNYFLQPRKRAMGSGLDLAGVRKDGTEFPIEISLSPLRTEETAFVMSAIRDISERKRFERALQEKNIELAAANQAKDKFLASMSHELRTPLNAIIGFTGTLLMGLPGPLTPDQYKQLRTVQTSARHLLALINDLLDVAKIEAGKVDLALAPVDCCAVIDEVVATLRNQAEAKGLQLVAVLPASPLVWTTDRRALSQIVLNLAGNAVKFTDSGSVTVTASGVGDALQVTVDDTGVGIPPEEQAKLFVPFSQAGSMRPRAAEGTGLGLHLSQRLAELLGGRITFESTPGQGSRFVLQLLPQA from the coding sequence ATGGACGCAGCGGCTGCCGACGCCCCCTTCGATGCTGCCACCCTGTTCGCCCAGGAGCTGCCCGACGCCTGCATGGTGCTCAGCCCCGACGGCCGGGTGGAGCACTGGAGCCGGGGCGCACAGGCGAGCTTCGGGTATGACAGCAGCGAAGCCATCGGTCGCAGCGTGCATGAGCTCGTCGTGCCGCCGGATCGTGTGGCCGAGCAGCGCAAGGCGCTCGCCGACACCATCGACTCCCGATCCGTGACCTTCGAATCGGTGCGCCGCCGCAAAGACGGCTCCATGCTCTGCGTCGACGTCACCACCAAGCTGCTCGCCAACACGGGCCGGCCCTTGATCCTCATGTCGGAAAAGGACGTGACCGACATCAAGGTGCAGCGAGACGCCAAGCTCATGGAGGCGCGCTTTCGCGACCTGCTCGAGTCCACGCCCGACGGCATCGTGATGGCCAACCCCACCGGCCACATCGTCATCGCCAACGGCCAGGCCGAAAGCCTTTTCGGCTACGAGCCGGGCGAACTGCGCGGCAAGCCGGTCGATATCCTCCTGCCCGAGCGCTACCGCCGATCGCACGTGGTGCACCGCTCCAACTACTTCCTGCAGCCGCGCAAGCGCGCCATGGGCTCCGGCCTCGACCTCGCTGGCGTGCGAAAGGACGGCACCGAGTTCCCCATCGAGATCAGCCTCTCTCCGCTGCGCACCGAGGAGACCGCGTTCGTGATGAGCGCCATCCGCGACATCAGCGAACGCAAGCGCTTCGAGCGCGCCCTGCAGGAAAAGAACATCGAACTCGCCGCCGCCAACCAGGCGAAGGACAAGTTCCTCGCCAGCATGAGCCACGAGCTGCGCACGCCGCTCAACGCCATCATCGGCTTCACCGGCACGCTGCTGATGGGGCTGCCGGGGCCGCTCACGCCCGACCAGTACAAGCAGCTGCGCACCGTGCAGACGAGCGCGCGCCACCTGCTCGCGCTCATCAACGACCTGCTCGATGTGGCCAAGATCGAAGCCGGCAAGGTCGACCTCGCGCTGGCGCCGGTCGACTGCTGCGCGGTGATCGACGAGGTGGTGGCCACGCTTCGCAACCAGGCCGAGGCGAAAGGCCTGCAGCTCGTCGCCGTGCTGCCCGCATCGCCGCTGGTGTGGACGACCGACCGCCGCGCACTCAGCCAGATCGTGCTCAACCTCGCCGGCAATGCGGTGAAGTTCACCGACAGCGGCAGCGTGACGGTCACCGCGAGCGGCGTGGGCGATGCCTTGCAGGTCACGGTCGACGACACCGGCGTCGGCATTCCGCCCGAGGAGCAGGCCAAGCTCTTCGTCCCCTTCAGCCAGGCCGGCAGCATGCGCCCGCGTGCGGCCGAAGGCACCGGCCTCGGGCTGCACCTGAGCCAGCGCCTCGCCGAGCTGCTGGGCGGGCGCATCACCTTCGAGAGCACGCCAGGGCAGGGCAGCCGATTCGTGCTGCAACTCTTGCCCCAAGCCTGA
- a CDS encoding AraC family transcriptional regulator has translation MSTLLNLSSRLLSLSKDAWLHIFSHGFLFVGNGLAYESMRITASILISLTGEPFEIEVAGGRQRGNAFLLRPGVWRCIAAQDVPIVSIGLCPTHDTFRAFSTCTDPVDAWELPRELFADCDDRFHAARAGLLSPMEAAATSSLVIDRTRQLLPQTAPLDPRIERVRELLDEAPDTSMKRLAGEVELSYHRLSHLFSQQMGITLRMYAISRKLDLAAMMAGQGLNLTQIALNSGFADSAHFCRTWMRSIGSPPSALLSSQKVGIRSLYGPG, from the coding sequence ATGTCCACCCTGTTGAACCTGAGTTCCCGTCTGCTGTCGCTGTCGAAGGACGCATGGCTCCACATCTTCAGCCACGGCTTTCTGTTCGTGGGGAATGGTCTGGCCTATGAGTCGATGCGCATCACCGCATCGATCCTGATCTCGCTGACAGGGGAGCCTTTCGAGATCGAAGTGGCTGGCGGGCGGCAACGGGGCAATGCCTTCCTGCTGCGGCCTGGTGTGTGGCGCTGCATCGCCGCCCAGGATGTGCCAATCGTGAGCATCGGCCTGTGCCCCACGCACGACACCTTTCGCGCCTTCAGCACCTGCACCGACCCGGTCGACGCGTGGGAGCTTCCGCGAGAGCTCTTCGCCGATTGCGACGACCGCTTCCACGCCGCTCGCGCGGGCCTGCTGAGCCCGATGGAAGCCGCGGCCACGTCCTCGCTGGTCATCGACCGCACGCGCCAGCTCCTGCCACAGACGGCCCCGCTCGACCCGCGCATCGAGCGCGTGCGCGAGCTGCTCGACGAAGCGCCCGACACTTCGATGAAGCGCCTGGCCGGTGAGGTGGAGCTGTCGTACCACCGGCTGTCGCACCTTTTCTCGCAGCAGATGGGCATCACGCTTCGCATGTATGCCATCTCGCGCAAGCTCGACCTCGCAGCCATGATGGCCGGCCAGGGGCTCAACCTGACGCAGATCGCGCTGAACTCGGGCTTCGCCGACTCGGCGCACTTCTGCCGCACCTGGATGCGCTCGATCGGGAGCCCGCCTTCCGCGCTGCTGAGCAGCCAGAAGGTGGGGATCCGGTCGCTCTACGGTCCAGGCTGA
- a CDS encoding NAD(P)H-dependent flavin oxidoreductase → MNAPIALPHIDPSIAPALAHSGLAPMTLAGRTLLPVVQGGMGVGISAHRLAGAVASWGGVGTISSVDLRRHHPDLMERTQGLAAKIGREAEAKACIDEANLEALEREVNAARKAARGRGMVAINVMRAVSEYASSVRRALECGIDAVVVGAGLPLDLPDLAQDHPKALLIPILSDARGVQLIVRKWERKKRVPDAIVIEHPRLAGGHLGAARVADLQDTRFDFENVLPQAREFLRSAGLEREVPLIAAGGVRSHGDIARLQGLGAAGVQLGTPFAVTEECDADIAFKRVLAEARDEDMVEFTSVAGLPARAVGTPWLRAYLKIEDRLQKVTHARKRCTKAFDCLAQCGLRDGLPGWGQFCIDHQLGAALRGDTRKGLFFRGVGALPFGPQIRSVRDLLDRLLSPMPAAA, encoded by the coding sequence ATGAACGCGCCCATAGCCTTGCCCCACATCGACCCGTCCATCGCCCCTGCGCTCGCGCACAGCGGCCTGGCGCCCATGACCCTGGCCGGTCGCACGCTCCTTCCCGTGGTGCAAGGGGGCATGGGGGTGGGCATCTCGGCGCATCGTCTGGCCGGTGCGGTGGCGAGCTGGGGCGGGGTGGGCACGATCTCGTCGGTCGACCTGCGCCGCCATCACCCCGACCTCATGGAGCGCACCCAGGGCCTGGCCGCGAAGATCGGCCGCGAGGCCGAAGCTAAGGCCTGCATCGACGAGGCGAACCTCGAAGCCCTGGAGCGCGAGGTGAACGCTGCGCGCAAGGCTGCGCGGGGCAGGGGCATGGTCGCGATCAACGTGATGCGTGCGGTGAGCGAATACGCGAGTTCGGTGCGGCGCGCGCTCGAGTGCGGCATCGACGCGGTGGTGGTCGGCGCCGGCCTGCCGCTCGACCTGCCCGACCTCGCGCAAGACCATCCGAAGGCGCTGCTCATTCCTATCCTCTCCGACGCGCGCGGTGTGCAGCTCATCGTGCGCAAGTGGGAGCGCAAGAAGCGCGTGCCCGATGCCATCGTGATCGAGCACCCGCGACTGGCCGGCGGCCACCTGGGTGCGGCGCGCGTGGCCGACCTGCAGGACACGCGTTTCGACTTCGAAAACGTGCTGCCGCAGGCGCGCGAGTTCCTGCGCTCGGCGGGCCTCGAACGCGAGGTGCCGCTGATCGCCGCTGGTGGTGTGCGCAGCCACGGCGACATCGCCCGCCTGCAAGGCCTGGGCGCGGCGGGGGTGCAGTTGGGCACGCCGTTCGCCGTCACCGAAGAGTGCGATGCCGACATCGCGTTCAAGCGCGTGCTGGCCGAAGCGCGCGATGAAGACATGGTCGAGTTCACGAGCGTGGCCGGCCTGCCGGCGCGCGCCGTGGGCACGCCGTGGCTGCGCGCCTATCTGAAGATCGAAGACCGGCTGCAGAAGGTCACGCATGCGCGCAAGCGCTGCACCAAGGCCTTCGACTGCCTGGCGCAATGCGGGCTGCGCGACGGGCTGCCCGGCTGGGGTCAGTTCTGCATCGATCACCAGCTCGGTGCGGCGCTGCGCGGCGACACGCGGAAGGGCCTCTTCTTCCGCGGCGTGGGCGCGTTGCCCTTCGGCCCGCAGATCCGCAGCGTGCGCGATCTGCTGGATCGGCTTCTGAGCCCCATGCCCGCAGCTGCCTGA